In Candidatus Angelobacter sp., the genomic stretch TTGGTCTTTCACGCCGTTTTTGGCCGGAGCCCACGACAGGTTGATTCGAGTTTTTGCTTCCCTGTCACACCGAGTTCGGTCGAGCTTTGGATTCCAACAATTCCCAGAAGTAACGAAAAGACGCGGAATGAGGACGAGCGCGTCCGGGGTTAAATTTTGGCCCCATGGACTTGGCAAAGTCGATTTCGTTGAAACTCGCATTCCTGCCCAAGTGAGTTTTGACCAGTCCCTGCACCTTGCCCTTGGCAACCGTGCCCGTGTCGGCGGGCGCGTTCCATTCGCATCCTGGAATGACGGCGTTGATGGCGTCCGCATCCGCGAGATACCATGACTCGAGTTCCTTGATGGCCATGCAGACATGAAGAAACCGATCACGCTTATCGGAACGTCTCGCCGCCTGTCGAATGGCGCTATCGAACAAATCCAAGACGCTGCTAAGGCAGGGATCGTCATCCAAATCCACGAGGATGAAGCCCGCCGCATAATGACAGTCGCGGAAGGTTTCGAGGAGTTTGGGGGTTTCGCGGATGAGTTTATCGCGGTTCTTCATGTTGCGCACGTCGAACCGGCAGCCACGAAAATATTTGTGGAGGACCTTGTGCCAAAACTGA encodes the following:
- a CDS encoding DUF4276 family protein is translated as MTFGVGVEGPSDFQFWHKVLHKYFRGCRFDVRNMKNRDKLIRETPKLLETFRDCHYAAGFILVDLDDDPCLSSVLDLFDSAIRQAARRSDKRDRFLHVCMAIKELESWYLADADAINAVIPGCEWNAPADTGTVAKGKVQGLVKTHLGRNASFNEIDFAKSMGPKFNPGRARPHSASFRYFWELLESKARPNSV